From the Shewanella amazonensis SB2B genome, one window contains:
- the sppA gene encoding signal peptide peptidase SppA has protein sequence MAKKPLTTKNTLLLIWNTINFVRKLIINIVFFPILILVLIVGIVALSTEDELRIESGSALVLDLSGNLVDQARRVDPLTQLMRQGNQNSEDTEVLLSDVLYVIENATHDERIGAIVLDLGNMRAGISKLTAVGEALNGFRETGKKVVAIGDWYSRSQYFLASYADEIYLNPRGEVFIDGYAAYNLYFKSALEKLKVNTHVFRVGTYKSAVEPYIRDDMSPAAKEATQLLIDDLWGSYADTVAKNRGIETGELVLDADTYLARLDANDGDSAALAVKQGWVDALMSDEAFRSAMVELVGEDKEEHSFRQVGFHEYHKLVKPQPQFMPVDSVGVIVAKGTILNGFQAPGDIGGKSTSQLIRDARFDDSIKALVLRVDSPGGSAFASEEIRQELLALKAAGKPVVVSMGSMAASGGYWISASADYIYATPTTLTGSIGIFGLMTTFEDSLAAIGVHADGVATSEWAAHSPFRPLSPKLESAIQRNIERGYKEFITLVANERDMTLEQVDAIAQGRVWSGKKALELGLVDEIGDMPQALAKAAELAGMATFDIQLIEQQMSPEELFIQEMFASVSAWLPQQTQQSDVVQSLLRVWTRTLQEIARFDDPKGVYLYCEYCQLQ, from the coding sequence ATGGCCAAAAAACCCCTGACAACAAAAAACACCCTGCTTCTTATCTGGAATACGATAAATTTCGTTCGTAAGCTGATAATTAATATTGTATTTTTTCCAATTCTTATTCTGGTGTTGATTGTTGGTATCGTCGCTTTAAGCACAGAAGATGAGCTGCGTATTGAATCCGGCAGTGCCTTGGTGTTGGACCTATCCGGCAATCTGGTTGATCAGGCCAGGCGTGTCGATCCGCTAACCCAACTTATGCGTCAGGGCAATCAAAACAGCGAAGACACTGAAGTCCTGCTTTCAGACGTGCTTTATGTCATCGAAAACGCGACCCATGACGAACGCATCGGCGCTATCGTGCTCGATCTTGGCAATATGCGCGCCGGGATCAGTAAACTCACCGCTGTGGGCGAGGCTCTGAACGGTTTTCGTGAGACAGGTAAAAAGGTCGTGGCTATCGGCGATTGGTACAGCCGCAGTCAGTATTTCCTCGCAAGTTATGCAGATGAGATTTACCTCAATCCCCGTGGTGAAGTCTTTATCGACGGTTACGCCGCATATAACCTCTATTTCAAGTCGGCTCTGGAGAAACTTAAGGTTAACACCCACGTCTTCCGCGTAGGTACCTATAAGTCAGCGGTTGAACCTTATATCCGCGACGATATGTCACCGGCGGCAAAAGAAGCCACCCAACTCTTGATTGACGATCTCTGGGGTAGCTATGCCGACACGGTTGCGAAAAACCGCGGCATCGAAACCGGTGAACTGGTATTGGATGCGGACACTTATCTTGCTCGCTTGGACGCCAACGACGGTGACAGCGCTGCGCTTGCTGTTAAGCAGGGTTGGGTAGACGCCCTGATGAGTGACGAGGCGTTTCGCTCCGCCATGGTTGAACTCGTTGGCGAAGACAAAGAAGAGCACAGCTTCCGTCAGGTGGGTTTCCACGAGTACCATAAACTGGTGAAACCTCAGCCACAGTTTATGCCGGTAGACAGCGTGGGCGTTATCGTTGCCAAAGGCACCATACTCAACGGTTTCCAGGCGCCTGGCGACATCGGTGGCAAGAGTACATCCCAGTTAATTCGTGATGCCCGTTTTGATGATTCCATCAAGGCCTTGGTGTTACGTGTAGACAGCCCCGGCGGAAGTGCCTTTGCCTCAGAAGAAATACGCCAGGAGCTTCTGGCACTCAAGGCAGCGGGTAAACCTGTAGTGGTGAGCATGGGCAGTATGGCGGCCTCCGGGGGTTACTGGATTTCAGCCAGCGCCGATTACATTTATGCCACGCCCACGACGCTTACAGGCTCCATTGGTATCTTTGGCTTGATGACCACTTTTGAAGACTCATTGGCAGCCATTGGTGTGCATGCCGACGGGGTCGCCACCAGTGAATGGGCCGCACACTCACCCTTCCGTCCGTTGTCACCCAAGCTTGAATCGGCCATTCAGCGCAATATCGAGCGCGGTTACAAGGAATTTATCACTCTGGTCGCCAACGAACGCGACATGACGCTGGAACAGGTCGATGCCATCGCTCAGGGTCGCGTGTGGAGCGGTAAAAAGGCGCTGGAACTTGGCCTGGTAGACGAGATTGGTGATATGCCTCAGGCACTGGCCAAAGCAGCCGAACTTGCTGGCATGGCGACCTTTGACATTCAGTTGATTGAACAGCAGATGTCGCCAGAAGAGCTGTTTATTCAGGAAATGTTTGCCTCTGTGTCGGCCTGGCTGCCACAGCAGACACAACAGAGTGACGTGGTGCAATCCTTGCTGCGTGTTTGGACCAGGACGTTGCAGGAAATCGCCCGCTTTGACGACCCCAAGGGGGTATACCTCTACTGCGAATATTGCCAGCTGCAATAG
- the ansA gene encoding asparaginase — MKKPSIYVAYTGGTIGMQKTANGFAPVAGFLTQCVQSMPEFYHEEMPEFVIHEYDPLIDSSNMSPAHWQMIADDIRNNYGKYDGFVILHGTDTMAYTASALSFMLQGLGKPVIVTGSQIPLAQLRSDGQTNLLNALYIAARYPVAEVCLFFNNKLFRGNRTTKAHADGFDAFASPNFPLLLEAGITINLKAGKITREATGQLEVACISPQPVGVVTLYPGISTDIFINVLQQPVKALILLTFGVGNAPQDPALLNTLKEADERGVVLVNLTQCFQGKVNMGGYATGNALARAGVISGADMTIEACLAKLHFLLSKNLPPADIKAAMQTNLVGELTSD, encoded by the coding sequence ATGAAAAAGCCCTCCATTTATGTCGCCTACACCGGCGGTACCATCGGTATGCAGAAAACCGCCAATGGCTTTGCGCCCGTTGCAGGATTTTTGACCCAGTGTGTCCAATCCATGCCGGAGTTCTATCACGAAGAAATGCCGGAGTTTGTGATCCACGAGTATGACCCGCTGATTGATTCATCCAACATGTCGCCGGCACATTGGCAGATGATTGCCGATGATATTCGCAACAACTATGGCAAGTACGATGGCTTTGTCATCCTCCATGGCACAGACACCATGGCCTACACTGCGTCAGCGCTGTCCTTTATGCTGCAGGGGTTGGGTAAGCCAGTGATAGTCACCGGCTCGCAAATCCCCCTCGCCCAGCTTCGCTCAGACGGGCAAACCAACCTGCTGAATGCCCTGTATATTGCCGCCCGTTATCCGGTTGCCGAAGTGTGTTTATTTTTCAATAACAAGCTATTTCGCGGCAATCGCACCACCAAGGCACATGCCGATGGATTTGATGCCTTCGCCTCGCCAAACTTCCCCTTGCTGCTCGAAGCGGGGATCACCATTAACCTGAAGGCCGGCAAAATCACCCGTGAAGCCACTGGACAGCTGGAGGTTGCCTGTATTTCACCGCAACCTGTGGGTGTGGTGACACTGTACCCGGGTATCTCTACCGATATCTTCATCAACGTCCTGCAGCAGCCGGTGAAAGCGCTGATTTTACTGACCTTTGGCGTAGGCAACGCGCCTCAGGATCCAGCACTGCTTAACACACTCAAAGAAGCAGACGAACGGGGTGTGGTACTGGTGAACCTGACGCAGTGTTTCCAGGGGAAAGTGAATATGGGCGGCTACGCAACCGGTAACGCCCTCGCCCGCGCCGGTGTTATCAGTGGCGCCGACATGACCATCGAAGCCTGTCTCGCCAAATTGCATTTCCTGCTGTCTAAAAATCTGCCGCCGGCAGACATAAAAGCTGCCATGCAAACCAATCTGGTGGGTGAACTCACCAGCGATTAA
- a CDS encoding HAD family hydrolase: MGGVLFDLDGTLVDTAPDLVAALNLALADFGFSRADLDSMRPVASHGSLALVKAAKPDLDEDVAIQIQQALLAHYGKVNGTEAKLFPGINLLLEHLESRHIPWGIVTNKAARYARPLLDRLGLAHQCSTLISGDTVTRGKPDAAPMLLGASHLGRHTEHLLYLGDAKRDMEAARNAGMVSVLASWGYLSSLDEAHDWPIDIHLKRPQDLIAHL, encoded by the coding sequence ATGGGCGGAGTGTTGTTTGACCTGGATGGTACCCTGGTAGATACAGCTCCTGATTTAGTGGCGGCACTCAACCTCGCTCTGGCGGATTTTGGCTTCTCAAGGGCGGATCTGGACAGTATGCGCCCCGTTGCTTCCCATGGCAGCCTTGCCTTGGTAAAAGCCGCTAAGCCAGATCTTGATGAGGATGTGGCCATACAGATCCAGCAGGCGCTTTTAGCGCACTACGGCAAGGTGAATGGCACCGAAGCGAAGCTCTTTCCCGGTATAAATCTGTTACTTGAACATTTAGAGAGCAGGCACATCCCCTGGGGCATAGTCACCAATAAAGCAGCCCGCTATGCAAGACCGCTATTGGACAGACTCGGTCTGGCACATCAGTGCTCCACGCTTATCAGTGGCGATACGGTCACCCGTGGGAAACCCGATGCAGCTCCCATGTTACTTGGCGCGTCACATCTTGGCCGGCATACTGAACACCTCTTATATCTTGGGGATGCAAAACGTGACATGGAAGCGGCCCGTAATGCCGGCATGGTTTCAGTGCTGGCTTCCTGGGGTTATCTTTCATCACTCGATGAAGCCCATGATTGGCCAATCGATATACATTTGAAGCGACCTCAGGATTTGATTGCTCACCTTTAA
- the yfaE gene encoding class I ribonucleotide reductase maintenance protein YfaE, with amino-acid sequence MSSPTLIFKKAPIVSLQGQPVLLFNGQQQSLLEALEIKKVRVFSECRSGFCGACKTKVLSGSVTYFTEPLAALSADECLPCCCVPESDLNLALSPKGADTVVHPQALNARAKAVLVD; translated from the coding sequence ATGAGTTCTCCGACTTTGATCTTTAAAAAGGCGCCCATCGTCAGCCTTCAGGGACAACCTGTGCTGCTGTTCAATGGACAGCAGCAGTCTTTGCTGGAGGCGCTCGAGATCAAGAAAGTCCGTGTCTTCTCAGAATGTCGAAGCGGCTTTTGCGGTGCCTGTAAAACCAAGGTACTCAGTGGCTCAGTGACGTATTTTACCGAGCCACTGGCAGCGCTTTCTGCTGACGAATGCCTGCCCTGCTGCTGCGTACCTGAATCGGATTTAAATTTGGCGCTCAGCCCCAAGGGCGCTGATACTGTCGTGCATCCTCAGGCTCTCAATGCCAGAGCCAAGGCCGTTTTGGTCGACTGA
- a CDS encoding YeaC family protein, with translation MKDLNQLIDEMPLEVYERMRSAVELGKWEDGSVLTEAQRENAMQVVMLYQARMLDQDEHFTIARGGSINELSKSELKRRMASDFGGETIATFSNDEI, from the coding sequence ATGAAAGACTTGAATCAGCTGATTGATGAGATGCCATTGGAAGTATACGAGCGCATGCGTTCGGCCGTTGAGCTTGGCAAATGGGAAGATGGCAGTGTACTGACCGAAGCCCAGCGTGAAAATGCCATGCAGGTCGTGATGCTGTACCAGGCCCGGATGCTTGACCAGGACGAACATTTCACCATCGCCCGCGGTGGCAGCATCAATGAGCTCTCCAAAAGCGAGTTGAAACGTCGTATGGCTTCGGATTTCGGTGGTGAAACCATCGCGACCTTCAGTAACGATGAAATCTGA
- the nrdA gene encoding class 1a ribonucleoside-diphosphate reductase subunit alpha, producing MNSNMTVTKRSGEREQIDLDKIHRVVTWAAKGLKNVSVSEVELRSHLQFFEGIPTEAIHETIIKAAADLISPESPDYQFLAARLAVFHLRKKAFGQFEPPKLYDHVVKLVEMGKYDRHILEDYTKEELDVLDSYIDHWRDMNFSYAAVKQLEGKYLVQNRVTHEVYESAQFLYILVAACLFAGYPKETRLKYVKDFYDAVSTFKISLPTPIMSGVRTPTRQFSSCVLIECGDSLDSINATASSIVKYVSQRAGIGVNAGRIRALGSPIRGGEAFHTGCLPFYKYFQTAVKSCSQGGVRGGAATLFYPIWHLEVESLLVLKNNRGVEDNRIRHLDYGVQLNKLMYQRLIKGENITLFSPSDVPGLYDAFFENQDEFERLYTKYEQEPSIRKKSLKAVELFSLMMQERASTGRIYVQNVDHCNTHSPFDSSVAPIRQSNLCLEIALPTKPLDSVDDTNGEIALCTLSALNLGAIENLEELEGLSDLAVRALDSLLDYQDYPIKAAKLGSMNRRTLGIGVINFANYLAKNGKKYSDGSANNLTHKTFEAIQFNLLKASMNLAKEKGACPAFHETTYSQGILPIDTYKRDLDKICDEPLHLDWEGLRADIKHYGLRNSTLSALMPSETSSQISNATNGIEPPRGLISVKASKDGQLKQVVPDFDELRNAYELLWQMPSNDGYLQLVGIMQKFVDQAISANTNYDPAKFEGRKVPMQLLLKDLLTAYKLGLKTLYYHNTRDGATDQHDDIAVVEKEDDGCAGGACKI from the coding sequence ATGAATAGCAACATGACAGTCACAAAACGCAGTGGCGAACGCGAGCAGATCGATCTCGACAAAATCCATCGCGTGGTTACCTGGGCCGCCAAGGGCTTAAAAAATGTTTCCGTTTCTGAAGTAGAACTGCGTTCGCACCTGCAGTTTTTTGAAGGCATCCCTACCGAAGCCATCCACGAAACCATTATTAAAGCTGCTGCGGATCTGATCTCTCCCGAGTCTCCAGATTATCAGTTCCTGGCCGCCCGTTTGGCTGTATTCCATCTTCGCAAGAAGGCCTTTGGCCAGTTCGAGCCGCCTAAGCTGTATGATCACGTGGTCAAGCTGGTCGAGATGGGCAAGTATGACCGCCACATCCTCGAAGACTACACCAAAGAAGAACTGGACGTTTTAGACAGCTACATAGACCACTGGCGCGATATGAATTTCTCATACGCCGCCGTGAAGCAGCTGGAAGGCAAATACCTGGTTCAAAACCGTGTCACTCACGAAGTGTACGAGAGCGCCCAGTTCCTCTACATCCTGGTTGCAGCCTGCTTGTTTGCCGGTTATCCAAAAGAGACCCGTCTGAAGTATGTAAAAGACTTCTATGATGCAGTATCTACCTTCAAGATTTCGCTGCCTACACCCATCATGTCCGGTGTACGTACTCCTACCCGCCAGTTCAGCTCCTGCGTACTGATTGAGTGTGGTGACAGCCTGGATTCTATCAACGCCACTGCCTCTTCCATCGTGAAGTACGTGAGTCAGCGCGCCGGTATCGGCGTGAATGCAGGCCGTATCCGCGCCCTGGGCAGCCCAATCCGTGGCGGTGAAGCGTTCCATACTGGCTGTCTGCCTTTCTATAAGTATTTCCAGACTGCGGTGAAGTCCTGCTCTCAGGGCGGTGTGCGTGGCGGCGCGGCAACGCTGTTCTATCCAATTTGGCACCTGGAAGTAGAGTCGCTGCTGGTGCTGAAGAATAACCGCGGCGTTGAAGACAACCGTATCCGGCATCTGGACTATGGCGTACAGCTGAACAAACTCATGTATCAGCGCCTGATCAAGGGTGAGAACATCACCCTGTTCAGCCCGTCAGACGTGCCCGGCCTGTACGATGCCTTCTTTGAAAATCAGGATGAATTCGAGCGCCTGTACACCAAGTACGAGCAAGAACCGAGCATCCGTAAAAAGTCGCTTAAGGCCGTTGAACTGTTCTCATTGATGATGCAGGAACGTGCCTCAACCGGTCGTATCTATGTGCAGAACGTGGATCACTGCAACACCCACAGCCCATTTGACTCAAGCGTTGCCCCTATCCGCCAGTCAAACCTGTGTCTGGAAATTGCACTGCCAACCAAACCACTGGACAGCGTGGACGATACCAATGGTGAAATCGCACTCTGTACTCTGTCAGCACTGAATTTGGGTGCCATCGAGAACCTTGAAGAACTCGAAGGTTTGTCAGACCTCGCGGTACGTGCTCTCGATAGCCTGCTGGACTATCAGGACTACCCCATCAAGGCAGCCAAGCTTGGCTCCATGAACCGTCGTACCCTGGGTATTGGTGTGATTAACTTTGCCAACTACCTGGCTAAAAACGGCAAAAAATATTCAGATGGCAGTGCCAACAACCTGACCCACAAGACATTCGAAGCTATTCAGTTCAACCTGCTGAAAGCCTCGATGAATCTGGCAAAGGAAAAAGGCGCCTGTCCGGCGTTCCATGAGACGACTTACTCTCAGGGTATTCTGCCAATCGACACCTATAAGCGCGATCTGGACAAGATTTGCGATGAGCCGCTGCATCTGGATTGGGAAGGACTGCGTGCCGATATCAAGCACTACGGCCTGCGTAACTCTACCCTGTCAGCACTGATGCCGTCAGAGACTTCTTCTCAGATCTCCAATGCCACCAACGGTATCGAGCCACCCCGTGGTCTGATTTCGGTGAAAGCCAGTAAAGACGGTCAGCTCAAGCAAGTCGTGCCTGACTTTGATGAATTGCGCAACGCGTACGAATTGCTGTGGCAAATGCCGTCAAACGACGGTTACCTGCAATTGGTTGGCATTATGCAGAAGTTTGTGGATCAGGCGATTTCTGCCAACACCAACTATGACCCCGCCAAGTTCGAGGGTCGTAAGGTACCAATGCAGCTGCTGCTTAAAGATCTACTTACCGCATACAAACTGGGCCTCAAAACCCTCTACTACCATAACACCCGTGATGGTGCGACCGATCAGCATGATGACATTGCTGTGGTTGAAAAAGAGGACGACGGCTGCGCCGGTGGTGCCTGTAAGATTTAA
- the nrdB gene encoding class Ia ribonucleoside-diphosphate reductase subunit beta: MAYTTFCQTPNDATREPMFFGQSVNVARYDQQRYEVFEKLIEKQLSFFWRPEEVDVSRDKIDFGKLPDHERHIFISNLKYQTLLDSIQGRSPNVAFLPLVSLPELETWIETWSFSETIHSRSYTHIIRNIVNDPSSVFDDIVVNEEILKRAGDISAYYDELIKLTQIYHLHGEGTHTVDGHVVDVTVRALKKALYLCMMSVNALEAIRFYVSFACSFAFAERKLMEGNAKIIRLIARDEALHLNSTQHILNIMQGGKDDAEMAEIAIECQQEAYDLFLRAAEQEKEWAKYLFKDGSMIGLNEQILCQYVEYITNQRMKSVNLPLPYPESTNPLPWMKNWLESDAVQVAPQEVEVSSYLVGQIDASVDENEFSDFDL, encoded by the coding sequence ATGGCTTACACTACTTTTTGTCAAACTCCCAACGATGCAACCCGCGAACCTATGTTTTTCGGCCAGTCCGTTAACGTTGCCCGTTACGATCAACAGCGCTATGAAGTATTTGAAAAGCTGATTGAAAAGCAGCTGTCATTCTTCTGGCGACCAGAAGAAGTAGACGTAAGCCGTGACAAAATCGATTTTGGAAAGCTGCCTGATCACGAAAGGCACATCTTTATTTCCAATCTCAAGTACCAAACCTTACTTGACTCTATTCAGGGCCGCAGTCCTAACGTTGCCTTCCTGCCTTTGGTGTCGCTGCCAGAGCTGGAAACCTGGATTGAAACCTGGTCTTTCTCTGAAACTATCCACTCACGGTCATACACCCATATCATTCGCAATATTGTGAACGACCCTTCGTCGGTGTTTGACGATATTGTCGTCAATGAAGAGATCCTCAAGCGTGCCGGCGATATTTCGGCCTATTATGACGAGCTCATCAAGCTGACCCAGATTTACCATCTGCACGGCGAAGGCACCCACACGGTGGATGGCCATGTGGTCGATGTAACTGTACGCGCCCTGAAAAAGGCTCTCTACCTGTGCATGATGTCGGTGAACGCCCTGGAAGCCATTCGTTTCTACGTCAGCTTTGCCTGTTCGTTCGCCTTTGCCGAGCGCAAGTTGATGGAAGGCAACGCCAAAATCATCCGTCTTATCGCCCGAGATGAAGCACTGCACCTTAACTCGACTCAGCATATCCTCAACATCATGCAGGGCGGTAAGGACGATGCAGAAATGGCAGAAATCGCCATTGAGTGTCAGCAGGAAGCCTACGATCTGTTCCTGCGCGCTGCCGAGCAGGAAAAAGAATGGGCCAAGTACCTCTTTAAAGATGGCTCCATGATTGGCCTGAACGAGCAAATTCTGTGTCAGTACGTGGAGTACATCACAAACCAGCGCATGAAGTCGGTCAACCTGCCTCTGCCATACCCAGAATCCACCAACCCGCTGCCGTGGATGAAAAACTGGCTCGAGAGCGATGCTGTTCAGGTGGCACCGCAGGAAGTGGAAGTATCCTCTTACCTGGTAGGCCAGATTGACGCTTCCGTCGATGAAAATGAGTTCTCCGACTTTGATCTTTAA
- a CDS encoding NADPH-dependent 2,4-dienoyl-CoA reductase, translated as MSFPHLLKPLDLGFTQLKNRVLMGSMHTGLEEEKGGFEKLAAFYRERAAGGVGLIVTGGISPNLRGRLAPHASQLSFPWQVKRHRIVTDAVHGAGGKICMQILHAGRYGYHPFSLAPSALKAPITPFKPSAMSARQIRSTIKDYATSAKLARKAGYDGVEVMGSEGYLINQFICSRTNKRQDEWGGSFENRSRFPLEIVRAIRAAVGSDFIIIFRLSMLDLVEEGSSWDEVVALAKGLEEAGVTIINTGIGWHEARIPTIATSVPRGAFAWVTERLKQEVHIPLIATNRINTPEIAEQILASGQADMVSMARPFLADPDFVNKAAAGQSELINTCIGCNQACLDHTFKMKRATCLVNPRACYETEINFPKTSQPKKIAVMGAGPAGMAFSIYAASRGHNVVLFEAKGEVGGQFNLARKIPGKEEFDETIRYFNNQMRQTGVELRLNTRLDASVLNDEDFDEVVIAAGVVPRAVKLPGFDSPRVVNYQQVLNGEVRVGQKVALIGAGGIGFDMAHYLGEKDSTTLDPKRWRDQWGIDDAYEARGGLKAPIKEPAERTIYLLQRKTTPMGKGLGKTTGWIHRTVAKMHGVVQMNGVSYESFDEQGLHIRVNEETKVLDVNTVILCAGQESNRSLVAEMEATGKPVHLIGGVDVAAELDAKRAIRQGAELAMRI; from the coding sequence ATGTCGTTTCCGCACTTGTTGAAGCCATTGGATTTAGGCTTTACCCAGCTTAAAAACCGCGTACTCATGGGCTCTATGCACACAGGGCTAGAAGAAGAAAAGGGCGGCTTTGAAAAGCTGGCTGCATTTTATCGGGAGCGTGCTGCCGGTGGCGTAGGTCTGATAGTGACCGGGGGTATTTCCCCTAATTTACGTGGCAGATTAGCGCCCCATGCCTCTCAGCTGAGTTTTCCCTGGCAGGTGAAACGCCACCGTATTGTCACTGACGCTGTGCATGGCGCAGGTGGCAAAATCTGTATGCAAATTTTGCATGCGGGCCGCTACGGTTATCATCCGTTTTCCCTGGCACCCAGTGCGCTTAAAGCCCCCATTACGCCTTTTAAGCCCAGTGCCATGTCGGCTCGGCAAATTCGCAGCACCATCAAGGATTACGCCACCAGTGCCAAACTGGCACGTAAGGCAGGCTACGATGGTGTGGAAGTCATGGGCTCTGAAGGCTATCTCATCAATCAGTTTATCTGCTCACGCACCAATAAACGTCAGGATGAATGGGGCGGCAGTTTTGAAAACCGCAGCCGTTTCCCGTTGGAGATAGTGCGTGCCATTCGCGCTGCGGTAGGATCTGATTTTATTATTATCTTTCGCCTCTCGATGCTGGATTTGGTGGAAGAAGGCTCCAGCTGGGATGAAGTGGTGGCACTAGCCAAAGGGCTCGAAGAAGCGGGCGTTACCATTATTAATACCGGCATTGGCTGGCATGAAGCCCGGATCCCAACCATTGCCACCAGTGTGCCCAGAGGCGCCTTTGCCTGGGTGACTGAGCGTTTGAAGCAGGAAGTGCACATTCCACTCATTGCGACCAACAGGATTAATACGCCGGAAATTGCTGAGCAAATTCTCGCATCCGGTCAGGCTGATATGGTGTCAATGGCAAGACCATTCCTGGCCGACCCTGACTTTGTCAATAAAGCGGCCGCAGGGCAGAGTGAGCTGATTAATACCTGTATTGGCTGTAATCAGGCGTGTCTAGACCATACCTTCAAGATGAAGCGCGCAACCTGTTTGGTTAACCCAAGGGCCTGTTACGAAACCGAGATTAACTTCCCCAAAACCTCGCAGCCCAAAAAGATAGCCGTGATGGGGGCAGGGCCGGCGGGAATGGCGTTTTCCATATACGCAGCCAGCCGCGGCCATAATGTGGTGTTGTTTGAAGCCAAAGGGGAAGTGGGGGGCCAATTCAACCTTGCCCGTAAAATTCCCGGTAAGGAAGAGTTTGACGAAACCATCCGCTATTTCAATAACCAGATGCGGCAAACCGGGGTTGAGCTAAGGCTTAACACCCGTCTCGATGCCTCAGTGCTTAATGATGAAGATTTTGATGAGGTAGTTATCGCCGCGGGTGTGGTTCCCCGTGCAGTAAAACTGCCGGGCTTCGATTCGCCCCGGGTGGTCAATTATCAACAGGTGCTGAATGGTGAAGTAAGGGTAGGACAGAAAGTGGCCTTGATTGGGGCCGGAGGTATTGGCTTTGATATGGCACATTACCTGGGTGAAAAAGACTCAACTACGCTCGATCCCAAACGTTGGCGTGACCAATGGGGCATAGACGATGCCTACGAAGCCCGCGGCGGCCTCAAGGCGCCAATAAAAGAACCGGCCGAGCGCACCATTTACCTGCTTCAGCGTAAAACCACGCCCATGGGCAAGGGACTTGGGAAGACCACGGGCTGGATCCACCGCACCGTGGCCAAGATGCATGGGGTTGTTCAGATGAACGGCGTCAGTTATGAGTCCTTCGATGAGCAAGGGTTACATATTCGTGTGAATGAAGAGACCAAGGTACTCGATGTGAATACAGTCATACTCTGCGCCGGTCAGGAATCCAATCGGTCTCTGGTGGCCGAAATGGAAGCCACAGGTAAGCCTGTTCATTTGATTGGTGGTGTGGATGTAGCGGCAGAGCTCGATGCCAAACGGGCCATTCGCCAGGGCGCAGAGCTCGCGATGCGCATCTAA
- a CDS encoding YciI family protein: MELQKTRLVKASFYLSLSVAVAITLNLATPLVAQAEYDDVLAAKVGADEYGMKSYVMAFLKKGPNRSGTDEERARLQRAHLDNIGRLAKEGKLVLAGPFLHDGELRGIYLFDVKTVEEARELTESDPAVKAGSLVMELVPWYGSAAITQLPELHEKFAKKPI, from the coding sequence ATGGAATTGCAAAAGACACGCCTCGTCAAAGCGAGCTTCTACCTTTCACTCTCGGTGGCAGTAGCGATTACCCTCAATCTGGCGACACCGCTAGTAGCGCAGGCGGAATACGATGATGTGCTTGCAGCCAAAGTGGGGGCAGATGAGTACGGTATGAAGTCCTATGTGATGGCGTTTTTAAAGAAAGGTCCTAACCGCAGCGGCACAGACGAAGAGCGGGCAAGGCTGCAACGGGCACACCTGGATAATATCGGCCGTTTGGCAAAGGAAGGAAAGTTGGTACTGGCTGGCCCTTTTTTACATGATGGTGAGCTGCGCGGCATCTATCTTTTTGATGTCAAAACCGTGGAAGAAGCCAGGGAACTTACAGAAAGCGATCCGGCCGTAAAAGCGGGTAGTCTGGTGATGGAGCTGGTACCTTGGTATGGTTCGGCCGCTATTACTCAGCTACCTGAATTACATGAGAAGTTTGCTAAAAAGCCAATCTGA